A portion of the Bacteroides faecium genome contains these proteins:
- a CDS encoding DUF5000 domain-containing lipoprotein, which produces MRNMNNISKLVKYAFVTLLGTLCLAGCGQDEKIGLNATDSVAPGLPTNIEVENINGGAIIRYTPPKDDDLLCVVASYMINGVERTTKASPYVDSLIVEGFGKVGDYNIFLKSVDKSQNESEPKTVSISPLTPPVEYIYESLKITDSFGGVSLTWKNPTRQNIILEVTKKENGEWVSLENFYSSIVEGQAKIRGLAAEPITLGYRIRDRWDNYSEMLELESNPLYEEELDKSKFKELPTRLPGDCEAMGGLPIRNIWQGNNNTDCFHSVTNSDNPAPGRCITFDMGQVAKVSRFKMWQRRGDANVWTYTHNNLKKYVIYGCAELTDEMYNSGQEKDGIMYPTFDGWTKIMDVECYKPSGQDNPNITNEDIEYIQNGDEHEVPIEAPNFRYVRILMLETWSGGTYAQIGEMTFWGQPATE; this is translated from the coding sequence ATGAGAAATATGAATAATATATCAAAGCTTGTGAAATATGCGTTCGTCACATTGCTCGGTACGCTCTGCCTGGCAGGATGTGGACAGGACGAAAAGATTGGTCTCAATGCTACCGACAGTGTAGCACCGGGATTGCCCACTAATATAGAGGTGGAGAATATTAATGGAGGAGCTATCATTCGTTATACTCCTCCGAAAGATGACGATCTTTTATGTGTTGTGGCGTCTTATATGATTAATGGGGTGGAAAGAACCACAAAAGCTTCTCCTTATGTAGATAGCTTGATCGTAGAAGGATTCGGAAAGGTGGGTGACTATAATATCTTTTTGAAGAGTGTAGACAAAAGCCAGAACGAGTCTGAACCGAAAACCGTTTCTATCAGTCCATTAACTCCTCCTGTAGAATATATTTATGAGTCACTCAAGATTACTGATAGTTTTGGAGGAGTGAGTTTGACGTGGAAAAATCCGACTCGACAGAATATTATTCTGGAAGTTACCAAAAAGGAAAACGGAGAATGGGTTTCTTTGGAGAATTTCTATTCCAGTATAGTGGAAGGGCAAGCTAAAATCCGGGGATTGGCTGCTGAACCCATCACGTTAGGATACAGAATTCGTGACCGTTGGGATAATTATTCCGAGATGTTGGAGCTGGAAAGCAATCCTTTGTATGAAGAGGAACTTGACAAGTCGAAATTTAAAGAACTTCCGACACGTTTGCCCGGTGATTGTGAAGCGATGGGCGGTCTGCCGATACGAAATATCTGGCAGGGTAATAATAACACAGACTGTTTCCATAGTGTTACTAATAGTGATAACCCTGCCCCTGGTCGGTGTATAACGTTCGATATGGGACAGGTTGCCAAGGTAAGCCGTTTCAAGATGTGGCAACGTAGAGGAGATGCAAACGTTTGGACCTATACTCATAATAATTTGAAGAAATATGTGATTTATGGTTGTGCGGAGCTTACGGACGAAATGTATAATAGCGGTCAGGAAAAAGATGGTATCATGTATCCTACATTTGATGGTTGGACGAAGATTATGGATGTCGAATGTTATAAACCTTCCGGACAAGATAATCCGAATATAACCAATGAAGATATTGAATATATACAGAACGGCGATGAGCACGAAGTTCCCATTGAAGCTCCTAATTTCCGTTATGTAAGAATTCTTATGCTTGAAACCTGGAGTGGAGGTACTTACGCTCAGATTGGTGAAATGACTTTCTGGGGACAACCTGCAACAGAATAA
- a CDS encoding RagB/SusD family nutrient uptake outer membrane protein, whose protein sequence is MKKIIISISLVIAAMLCSTSCSDYLDIVPEGTPSMDNAFSNRINSFKFLHTCYSYLPSWDQGGSIGFLAGDEHWLMPKGTGFIDQRISLNAWEIGRGEQNNNDPYQNFWDGGNGGTNLWVAIRDCNIFLENINKPLDLQNYERTRWIAEVKFLKAYYHYYLFMLYGPIPIMDTNIAVDASQDEVRRYRESVDDVVAYISNLLDEAYKDLPSKITDPGQEMGRITQPIAKAVKAQLLLLAASPLFNGNSDYINVKDNQGRHLFPTQVDNSKWKLAADAALEAINCAKENGHEKLYTFSLPINSISAATRKLLDIGEAVTEKWNEEIIWGSTRNVNGLQTVAMAKHTKGSHYDARSVLGPTLSVAEAFYSSNGVPISEDNSDFWTANYPNRYEITTIPDEGNNKYYLQIGEQTAYLHLNREPRFYASLSFDRGTWYGDGYTNDEPANLAFYHFRAKEVSGRQTSEDHSYTGYLNKKVCSYKTGLTKDGFSPYRYSFPIIRLADLYLMYAEALNESQESPAQDVYDYVDLVRERAGLKGVKESWSKYSKSPDKPNTKNGMREIIRMERLNELAGEGKRFWDLRRWKKELPREVKGWHIQGETAQEFYRVTTIYLRSKYSYKDYLWPLKLETILKDPNLVQNPGW, encoded by the coding sequence ATGAAAAAAATAATCATATCCATATCACTCGTGATTGCTGCCATGCTGTGTAGCACTTCTTGTAGTGATTACCTAGATATAGTGCCCGAAGGTACTCCAAGCATGGATAATGCCTTCAGCAACCGCATTAATTCATTTAAGTTTCTACATACTTGTTATAGTTACCTGCCTTCATGGGATCAGGGTGGCTCCATTGGCTTTTTGGCAGGTGATGAACATTGGTTAATGCCTAAAGGAACCGGTTTTATAGATCAGCGTATCTCTCTCAACGCATGGGAAATAGGCCGCGGTGAACAAAATAATAATGACCCCTACCAGAATTTTTGGGATGGAGGAAATGGGGGAACCAATCTTTGGGTAGCTATCCGCGATTGTAATATTTTCTTGGAAAATATCAACAAACCTCTCGATTTGCAGAATTATGAACGTACTCGTTGGATTGCAGAAGTAAAATTCCTCAAAGCTTATTATCATTATTACCTGTTTATGCTTTACGGCCCTATTCCTATCATGGATACTAATATTGCGGTAGATGCTTCACAGGATGAAGTAAGGCGTTATCGCGAGTCGGTGGATGATGTAGTGGCTTATATCTCTAACCTGCTGGATGAAGCATATAAAGATCTGCCTTCAAAGATCACAGATCCGGGACAGGAGATGGGGCGCATCACCCAGCCAATTGCAAAAGCAGTAAAAGCACAATTGTTATTATTGGCTGCCAGCCCTTTGTTTAATGGAAATTCGGATTATATTAATGTGAAAGATAATCAGGGCAGGCATTTGTTCCCGACACAGGTTGATAACAGTAAATGGAAATTGGCAGCAGACGCAGCGCTTGAAGCGATAAATTGTGCAAAAGAAAATGGTCACGAGAAACTTTATACTTTCTCTTTGCCGATCAATAGTATTTCTGCGGCAACACGCAAACTGCTGGATATCGGTGAGGCTGTCACAGAAAAATGGAATGAAGAAATTATTTGGGGAAGTACTCGGAACGTTAACGGATTGCAGACGGTTGCAATGGCTAAACATACGAAGGGGAGCCACTATGACGCGCGTTCTGTCTTAGGGCCAACTTTATCAGTAGCCGAAGCATTCTATTCTTCAAATGGTGTGCCTATTTCTGAAGATAACAGTGATTTCTGGACGGCTAATTATCCTAACCGCTATGAGATTACCACTATCCCGGATGAGGGAAATAATAAATATTACCTTCAGATAGGAGAGCAAACAGCCTATCTTCACTTGAACCGTGAACCGCGTTTCTATGCTTCATTGTCATTCGACCGTGGAACATGGTATGGAGATGGTTATACGAATGATGAGCCGGCAAATCTTGCTTTCTATCATTTTCGGGCGAAGGAGGTATCAGGGCGCCAGACTTCGGAAGACCATTCATATACGGGATATTTGAATAAAAAGGTATGTAGCTATAAGACTGGTTTGACAAAAGACGGTTTCTCTCCCTATCGTTATTCGTTCCCGATCATACGTCTTGCTGATTTGTATCTGATGTATGCGGAAGCTTTGAATGAATCGCAGGAATCACCAGCACAAGATGTATATGATTACGTGGACTTGGTTCGCGAACGTGCAGGGTTGAAGGGGGTAAAAGAGTCGTGGAGTAAATATTCCAAGTCCCCGGATAAGCCTAATACGAAAAACGGTATGCGTGAAATCATTCGCATGGAACGTTTGAATGAATTGGCCGGTGAAGGAAAACGTTTCTGGGACTTGCGTCGTTGGAAAAAAGAACTTCCCCGCGAAGTAAAAGGGTGGCATATTCAGGGAGAGACTGCCCAGGAGTTTTATAGGGTAACCACTATCTACTTACGCTCAAAGTATAGTTATAAGGATTATTTGTGGCCGTTAAAACTGGAAACAATATTAAAAGATCCGAACCTGGTACAAAATCCGGGGTGGTAA